A single Agromyces sp. CF514 DNA region contains:
- a CDS encoding enoyl-CoA hydratase/isomerase family protein has protein sequence MHSTVNTAVVGRIGHLSLNRPESINAIDLEMMHAMTETLDAWTEDPAVSAVLLDGVGDYGFCAGGDFREILERAAEGMTIGTVFFRDEYRLIAKLAEFPKPVVSIMHGMTMGGGISLAGHVTTRVVTDRVKLGQPETGYGFAPDGGATWRLARTPGEIGTHVALNSIDLTAADAIALGFADVMVPSERIDELKATLLDADDEAAPDEKVRRFAVDPGPSPVLARRDWIDACYAADTVEAILERLWAFSNGDEVAGLRAADSDDPEAAANAASAADTLLRLSPTALVATLRSVRAARDGEDLRDALERELRLARWFTTHPDLFTGVQALVAQNTETLHQDTLPEWRPADLGAVDLTDIVAAMETPLRHSVFPRGLGIPEEDPEQA, from the coding sequence GTGCACTCGACTGTCAACACCGCCGTCGTCGGCCGAATCGGCCATCTGAGCCTCAATCGTCCCGAGTCGATCAATGCGATCGACCTCGAGATGATGCATGCCATGACCGAGACCCTCGACGCCTGGACCGAAGACCCTGCCGTCTCGGCCGTGCTGCTCGACGGCGTGGGCGACTACGGATTCTGCGCCGGCGGCGACTTCCGCGAGATCCTCGAGCGCGCAGCCGAGGGCATGACCATCGGCACGGTCTTCTTCCGCGACGAGTACCGGCTGATCGCGAAGCTCGCGGAGTTCCCCAAGCCGGTCGTCTCGATCATGCACGGCATGACCATGGGCGGCGGAATCTCGCTCGCCGGCCACGTCACGACCCGTGTCGTCACCGACCGCGTCAAGCTCGGACAACCCGAGACGGGATACGGATTCGCGCCCGACGGCGGCGCGACCTGGCGACTCGCCCGCACGCCCGGAGAGATCGGCACGCATGTGGCGCTCAACTCCATCGACCTGACCGCCGCCGACGCGATCGCGCTCGGCTTCGCCGACGTGATGGTGCCGTCGGAGCGCATCGACGAACTCAAGGCCACGCTCCTCGACGCCGACGACGAGGCCGCACCCGACGAGAAGGTGCGCCGATTCGCGGTCGACCCCGGCCCGTCGCCGGTGCTCGCGCGTCGCGACTGGATCGATGCGTGCTACGCCGCAGACACCGTCGAGGCCATCCTCGAGCGCCTCTGGGCGTTCTCGAACGGCGACGAGGTCGCGGGCCTTCGCGCGGCCGACTCCGACGACCCCGAGGCCGCGGCGAACGCCGCGTCCGCAGCCGACACGCTGCTGAGGCTCTCGCCGACCGCCCTCGTCGCGACCCTTCGTTCGGTGCGCGCCGCCCGTGACGGCGAAGACCTGCGCGACGCCCTCGAACGCGAGCTTCGCCTCGCCCGGTGGTTCACGACCCACCCCGACCTGTTCACCGGCGTGCAGGCGCTCGTCGCCCAGAACACCGAGACGCTGCATCAGGACACGTTGCCCGAATGGCGGCCCGCCGACCTCGGCGCCGTCGATCTCACCGACATCGTCGCAGCCATGGAGACACCGCTCCGGCACAGCGTGTTCCCTCGCGGACTCGGGATCCCCGAAGAGGACCCCGAACAGGCCTGA
- a CDS encoding YbdK family carboxylate-amine ligase produces MRTFGIEEEFQFLEPKALRPADVGAEAFRRLTSLDAWREVTHREFLASQVEHASRVFDRLDVAEHALAGFRRLVARIAADLGVVVGGTGTPPDTTPFPSVADVDRYRSIVREMDGIIADHQLSGLHVHVGIPDRESGVVVLNAVRPWLPLLTAITANSPLWRGHDTGYDSWRTVLLRRWTTSGAPPAFVDAADYDRRTSKLLGIGGTVDLAVIMWDVRISAHLPTVELRMGDAQLDADTTLFVAALCRAFVAHALERSDAAHAAAADSARMPAELLSAAQLHAAHSGMRGSVFDPITAGMQSAGETLTGFFRMLEASLAATGDLERAGEALDRMLVDGTGAGRQRAAFERGGTLGLRRLYDGTIAGGQVD; encoded by the coding sequence ATGAGGACGTTCGGCATCGAAGAGGAGTTCCAGTTCCTCGAACCGAAGGCGCTTCGGCCCGCGGACGTCGGAGCCGAGGCCTTCAGGCGCCTGACCTCGCTCGACGCGTGGCGCGAGGTCACGCATCGGGAGTTCCTCGCATCCCAGGTCGAGCACGCGTCCCGGGTGTTCGACCGACTCGACGTCGCAGAACACGCGCTCGCCGGATTCCGTCGCCTCGTCGCACGGATCGCCGCCGACCTCGGCGTCGTCGTGGGAGGCACGGGCACCCCGCCGGACACGACGCCGTTCCCGTCCGTCGCGGACGTCGATCGCTATCGGTCGATCGTCCGCGAGATGGACGGCATCATCGCCGACCACCAGCTCAGCGGGCTGCACGTGCACGTGGGCATCCCCGATCGCGAATCGGGGGTGGTCGTGCTGAATGCGGTCCGTCCGTGGCTGCCGCTGCTGACCGCGATCACGGCGAACTCGCCGTTGTGGCGCGGGCACGACACCGGATACGACAGTTGGCGCACCGTGCTCCTTCGACGGTGGACGACGTCGGGCGCTCCGCCCGCCTTCGTCGACGCGGCGGACTACGACCGACGCACGTCGAAGCTGCTCGGCATCGGCGGCACGGTCGATCTCGCGGTCATCATGTGGGATGTCCGGATCTCGGCGCACCTGCCGACGGTCGAGTTGCGCATGGGCGATGCCCAGCTCGACGCCGACACGACGCTCTTCGTCGCAGCGCTGTGCCGAGCGTTCGTCGCGCATGCGCTCGAGCGATCGGATGCCGCGCACGCGGCAGCAGCGGATTCGGCACGGATGCCCGCCGAACTCCTGTCGGCCGCCCAACTGCACGCGGCCCACTCCGGCATGCGCGGGTCGGTCTTCGATCCGATCACCGCCGGGATGCAGTCGGCCGGTGAGACGCTCACCGGGTTCTTCCGCATGCTCGAGGCTTCGCTCGCCGCGACCGGGGACCTCGAGCGGGCGGGCGAAGCGCTCGATCGCATGCTGGTCGACGGCACCGGCGCCGGGCGCCAGCGGGCCGCGTTCGAGCGGGGCGGCACGCTCGGCCTGCGCCGCCTGTACGACGGCACGATCGCGGGTGGGCAAGTCGACTAG
- a CDS encoding MFS transporter translates to MSTLIASPPVTDPRADSGARMRVVAWGAGIATFTLLYAPQGVLTQIAVDFGLASSNASWVVAAATFGLAASVIPWALLSDRIGRHRALQIALLLAAALAVAGPLLPGFAGLIVGRVLLGAALGGIPALAITYLHEAAAPQRSAALAAAYVAATTTGGLIGRLAVTPLAEAFGWRMSLLVVGSVAAVLCGSLALLLPRTPIRREPLARSIRLLARQSRSTTAWPLYAIGALAIGVLVAVYNSVVFRLEAAPYELAPGVVSLVFLCYLGGSLASRLSSAASRAMGPRWTFAVAGAAIAAGIAVTLLGALWFVVAGIALLTMGVSLAHATASGTVPRVAGEGRQHAVALYSVVYYVGASVFGVLGASAFAIGGWPALAIGVGAVAVCITALGSLAARN, encoded by the coding sequence GTGTCGACGCTCATCGCCTCTCCCCCGGTCACGGATCCCCGTGCCGACTCCGGCGCGCGCATGCGGGTCGTCGCCTGGGGCGCCGGCATCGCGACCTTCACCCTGCTCTACGCGCCGCAGGGAGTCCTGACGCAGATCGCCGTCGACTTCGGCCTCGCCTCGTCGAACGCCTCCTGGGTCGTGGCCGCGGCGACGTTCGGCCTCGCCGCGTCGGTGATCCCCTGGGCGCTGCTGTCCGATCGGATCGGCCGCCACCGAGCACTCCAGATCGCACTCCTGCTCGCGGCCGCGCTGGCCGTCGCCGGCCCCCTCCTTCCCGGATTCGCGGGACTCATCGTCGGCAGGGTGCTGCTCGGGGCCGCACTCGGCGGCATCCCGGCGCTGGCCATCACCTACCTGCACGAGGCCGCAGCGCCGCAGCGGTCGGCGGCGCTCGCCGCGGCGTACGTGGCCGCGACCACGACCGGCGGCCTGATCGGGCGCCTCGCGGTCACCCCGCTCGCCGAGGCGTTCGGCTGGCGGATGTCGCTGCTCGTCGTCGGATCCGTCGCCGCGGTGCTGTGCGGCTCGCTGGCGCTCCTGCTCCCCCGCACGCCGATCCGTCGGGAGCCGCTGGCACGCAGCATCCGCCTGCTCGCCCGCCAATCCCGCTCGACCACCGCCTGGCCGCTGTACGCGATCGGCGCCCTCGCGATCGGCGTGCTCGTCGCCGTGTACAACAGCGTCGTCTTCCGGCTCGAGGCTGCGCCGTACGAGCTCGCGCCCGGCGTGGTGTCGCTCGTGTTCCTCTGCTACCTCGGCGGATCGCTCGCCTCGCGCCTGTCGAGCGCCGCCTCCCGCGCGATGGGCCCGCGCTGGACCTTCGCCGTCGCCGGTGCGGCGATCGCGGCCGGCATCGCGGTGACGCTGCTCGGGGCGCTCTGGTTCGTCGTCGCGGGCATCGCCCTGCTCACCATGGGCGTCTCGCTAGCCCACGCCACCGCCAGCGGCACGGTCCCCCGGGTGGCCGGTGAGGGGCGCCAGCACGCCGTCGCGCTCTACTCGGTCGTCTACTACGTCGGCGCCAGCGTGTTCGGCGTGCTCGGCGCTTCGGCATTCGCCATCGGCGGCTGGCCTGCGCTCGCCATCGGGGTGGGTGCCGTGGCCGTGTGCATCACTGCCCTCGGTTCGCTCGCCGCGAGGAACTGA
- a CDS encoding LysR family transcriptional regulator, producing MNDRRVRALLAQLPLLVSLADEEHVTRAAEEVGMPQPAASRALRSLSERLGGPVTAQVGRGIRLTDATRALVPFARIALRAVEDGLAAWDAQTERAASTVRLAFQTSLGSRIVPELIRDVRSSHPDIRFELHQGSRGMCAAMFEDGLVDIAVVSDYEAAAAGVDVHLLFTQRLIAIVPDSSPLAGRASIRADALLDDDLVALKPEYGLRRSVDELFAVYGRRPSIAFEGQDVTIVGGLVAAGVGVSIVPEGTDLPDGCSPIALEDAGAVRRMVALSRPAVAAPWARLVGDSLEAAVSRVGVGEPARRG from the coding sequence ATGAATGATCGACGCGTTCGAGCGCTGCTCGCGCAGCTGCCGCTCCTGGTGTCCCTGGCCGACGAGGAGCACGTCACTCGGGCCGCCGAAGAGGTCGGCATGCCGCAACCCGCCGCGAGTCGCGCGCTGCGGAGCCTGTCGGAACGGCTGGGCGGGCCGGTGACCGCGCAGGTCGGGCGCGGCATCCGCCTGACCGACGCGACGCGTGCCCTCGTGCCGTTCGCGCGCATCGCGCTGCGTGCCGTCGAAGACGGGCTTGCGGCGTGGGACGCGCAGACCGAGCGCGCCGCGTCGACGGTCAGGCTGGCGTTCCAGACCTCGCTCGGCTCCCGCATCGTCCCCGAGCTCATCCGCGACGTGCGCTCATCGCACCCGGACATCAGGTTCGAACTGCATCAGGGTTCGCGCGGCATGTGCGCGGCGATGTTCGAGGACGGGCTCGTGGACATCGCCGTCGTGTCCGACTACGAGGCTGCGGCAGCCGGGGTCGACGTCCATCTGCTGTTCACCCAGCGCCTGATCGCGATCGTGCCCGACTCGTCGCCGCTGGCCGGACGCGCGTCGATCCGGGCGGACGCACTGCTCGACGACGACCTCGTGGCGCTCAAGCCGGAGTACGGCCTGCGCAGGTCGGTCGACGAGCTGTTCGCCGTGTACGGTCGCCGCCCGTCGATCGCCTTCGAGGGGCAGGATGTCACGATCGTGGGCGGCCTGGTCGCAGCCGGCGTCGGCGTCTCCATCGTGCCGGAGGGCACGGATCTCCCCGACGGCTGCTCGCCGATCGCGCTTGAGGACGCCGGGGCGGTCCGCCGCATGGTCGCGCTGTCGCGCCCCGCGGTCGCCGCTCCGTGGGCGCGCCTGGTGGGCGACTCGCTCGAGGCCGCCGTGTCGCGGGTCGGGGTGGGGGAGCCCGCGCGACGCGGCTGA
- a CDS encoding MFS transporter, with the protein MSDTPSPLVEPMTEATFIAEAAGNDDPPTPIKGLRRLMVWVVPANVGIFMIWGAFLFIMLPQQITMMFGEENKVQNLAIASTIGAISALIAQPVAGQVSDRTRSKFGRRAPWIIIGSLAGALCLVGLAFATSYVGVVIAATLVQICYNFAQGPLSAVLPDRVPLKRRGTFSALSGVGLMVGALGGQILGSMFFNDIAAGYVLLAVVSVAILTSFVIFNPDYSSRDMQPEPFKFVDFLKTFWVNPIKHPDFFWAFTGRLLLYTGYFAVTGYQLFLLTDYFHIEHPEQVIPILGILSLVGIIISTVVSGPLSDRFGRRKPFVFASAAVVSLGFLLPWIWPDITSWFIMTFIAGFGFGMFQAVDTALMSEVLPSAKSFAKDLGVVNIAATLPQALAPGLAGVIVLTFGYAGLFPIAIVLGILGAFAVWPIKATR; encoded by the coding sequence ATGTCCGACACCCCCAGCCCCCTCGTCGAGCCCATGACCGAGGCGACCTTCATCGCCGAGGCCGCCGGCAACGACGACCCGCCCACACCCATCAAGGGCCTGCGTCGCCTGATGGTCTGGGTCGTCCCGGCGAACGTCGGGATCTTCATGATCTGGGGCGCGTTCCTGTTCATCATGCTGCCCCAGCAGATCACGATGATGTTCGGCGAGGAGAACAAGGTCCAGAACCTCGCCATCGCCTCGACCATCGGCGCGATCTCGGCGCTCATCGCGCAGCCCGTCGCCGGCCAGGTGTCGGACCGCACGCGGTCGAAGTTCGGGCGCCGCGCGCCCTGGATCATCATCGGGTCCCTTGCCGGGGCCCTGTGCCTGGTCGGACTCGCGTTCGCGACGTCGTACGTCGGCGTCGTGATCGCCGCCACGCTCGTGCAGATCTGCTACAACTTCGCCCAGGGCCCCCTGTCGGCGGTGCTGCCCGACCGCGTGCCGCTCAAGCGTCGCGGGACGTTCTCCGCGCTGAGCGGGGTCGGCCTCATGGTGGGCGCGCTCGGCGGCCAGATCCTGGGCTCGATGTTCTTCAACGACATCGCGGCGGGCTACGTCCTCCTCGCGGTCGTCTCGGTCGCCATCCTGACCTCGTTCGTGATCTTCAATCCGGACTACTCGAGCAGGGACATGCAGCCCGAGCCGTTCAAGTTCGTCGACTTCCTCAAGACCTTCTGGGTCAACCCGATCAAGCACCCCGACTTCTTCTGGGCGTTCACCGGCCGACTGCTGCTCTACACCGGCTACTTCGCCGTCACCGGCTACCAGCTGTTCCTGCTCACGGACTACTTCCACATCGAGCACCCGGAGCAGGTCATCCCGATCCTCGGCATCCTGAGCCTCGTCGGCATCATTATCTCGACGGTCGTCTCGGGTCCGCTGTCGGACCGGTTCGGGCGCCGCAAGCCCTTCGTCTTCGCGTCCGCCGCGGTCGTGAGCCTCGGATTCCTGCTCCCGTGGATCTGGCCCGACATCACCTCGTGGTTCATCATGACCTTCATCGCCGGCTTCGGCTTCGGCATGTTCCAGGCCGTCGACACGGCACTCATGAGCGAGGTGCTGCCGTCGGCGAAGTCGTTCGCGAAGGACCTCGGCGTCGTGAACATCGCCGCGACCCTCCCGCAGGCGCTCGCACCCGGTCTCGCCGGCGTGATCGTGCTGACGTTCGGCTACGCGGGGTTGTTCCCCATCGCGATCGTCCTCGGCATCCTCGGCGCGTTCGCCGTGTGGCCGATCAAGGCGACCCGCTGA
- a CDS encoding class II glutamine amidotransferase, giving the protein MCRWLAYSGEPLQPSILVLDAQHSLVAQSLDSPLGAETVNGDGFGFGWYPKDKAKGGLPSLFHSTEPAWNDENLRELTQAIESPLFFSHVRAAGGPPIQQTNCHPFRHDRWLFMHNGTIAQFGLLKRDLTFAVDPSLYPSIRGTTDSEVLFHLALTFGLRDDPVEGMRKAIGFVEETGHASGVAFPMQGTVAVSDGATLWAFRYSSQGRTRSLFHSADIPTLREMYPDVERLSTFGDHARVVVSEPLNDLPGAFLEVPESTAVILEDTGYHHEPFLPHE; this is encoded by the coding sequence ATGTGTCGATGGCTGGCCTACTCAGGGGAACCGCTCCAACCGTCGATCCTGGTGCTCGACGCGCAGCACTCGCTGGTCGCCCAGTCGCTGGACTCACCGCTCGGCGCCGAGACGGTGAACGGCGACGGGTTCGGCTTCGGGTGGTACCCGAAGGACAAGGCGAAGGGCGGCCTGCCCTCCCTCTTCCACAGCACCGAGCCGGCGTGGAACGACGAGAACCTGCGCGAACTCACCCAGGCGATCGAGAGCCCGCTGTTCTTCAGCCATGTCCGAGCGGCCGGAGGCCCGCCGATCCAGCAGACGAACTGCCATCCGTTCCGCCACGACCGCTGGCTGTTCATGCACAACGGCACGATCGCCCAGTTCGGCCTGCTCAAGCGCGACCTCACGTTCGCGGTCGATCCGTCGCTCTACCCGAGCATCAGAGGGACCACGGACTCGGAGGTGCTCTTCCATCTGGCCCTGACCTTCGGGCTCCGGGACGACCCCGTCGAGGGAATGCGGAAGGCGATCGGATTCGTCGAGGAGACCGGCCATGCCTCCGGCGTGGCCTTCCCGATGCAGGGCACCGTCGCCGTCTCGGACGGGGCGACGCTGTGGGCGTTCCGGTACTCGAGCCAGGGCCGCACCCGCTCGCTGTTCCACTCGGCCGACATCCCGACCCTCCGGGAGATGTATCCCGATGTGGAGCGGCTCTCGACGTTCGGCGATCACGCGCGCGTGGTCGTCTCGGAGCCGCTCAACGACCTGCCCGGAGCGTTCCTCGAGGTACCGGAGTCGACCGCCGTGATCCTCGAAGACACGGGGTATCACCACGAGCCGTTCCTCCCGCACGAGTAA
- a CDS encoding TetR/AcrR family transcriptional regulator: MTEIARRRMLPAERRAQLVEEASRLISEVGFRRFTITDLARACGITRAGVLHHFASAEEILLAVLAARDENDAQAVLQSSGMPARDVRAMLDTLVRRNFAQPEIIRLYTVLSAEALDPEHPAHDYFIERWVRTIGYLTDFLEGFERPAREVAIEIHSFMDGLQENWLRDPSIDFLEQWAAFADDLFTRRRATDGDRAENGGAVVNGGATTVAFHRMP, from the coding sequence GTGACCGAGATCGCGCGAAGAAGAATGCTCCCGGCCGAGCGGCGAGCGCAGCTCGTCGAGGAGGCGAGCCGGCTCATCTCCGAGGTCGGCTTCCGCCGATTCACGATCACGGACCTGGCCCGTGCATGCGGGATCACGAGGGCCGGCGTGCTCCACCACTTCGCATCCGCGGAGGAGATCCTCCTCGCGGTGCTCGCCGCCCGCGACGAGAACGACGCACAGGCCGTGCTCCAGAGCTCCGGGATGCCTGCACGCGATGTCCGCGCGATGCTCGACACGCTCGTCCGGCGCAACTTCGCCCAGCCCGAGATCATCCGGCTGTACACCGTGCTCTCGGCGGAAGCGCTCGATCCGGAGCACCCTGCGCACGACTACTTCATCGAGCGCTGGGTGCGCACGATCGGGTACCTCACGGACTTCCTGGAGGGGTTCGAGCGACCGGCCCGCGAGGTCGCGATCGAGATCCATTCGTTCATGGACGGCCTGCAGGAGAACTGGCTGCGCGATCCCTCGATCGACTTCCTCGAACAGTGGGCGGCCTTCGCCGACGACCTCTTCACCCGCCGACGCGCCACGGACGGCGATCGCGCCGAGAACGGCGGTGCGGTCGTGAACGGCGGCGCGACGACGGTCGCATTCCACCGCATGCCCTGA
- a CDS encoding glycoside hydrolase family 3 C-terminal domain-containing protein translates to MTSEQVRTFADSVARIREGEDLAAETEALLAQLTPEEKLWLLDGDVDFWPGMGSMMQDGYNRRPIEMGRIDRLGIPGLRFSDGPRGAVVGASTAFPVAMARGATWDVDLEERIGVVIGRELRAHGANFFGGVCINLPRHPAWGRAQETYGEDPYLLGEFGAALVRGIHRNAMAVAKHYALNSMENARFKVDVRADDATLHEVFLPHFRRVVEEGVDGIMTSYNAVNGEWAGQNEQLMEGILRSRWGFEGVTVSDFIFGLRDGATSLAAGLDVEEPFRQQRAQHLSEDLEAGRASWDHVDRAARRILRTQLAFHARELEAEPGLDTVFSDEHRALAREASRASIVLLQNERVDGTPVLPLEADALESVAVIGRLADLPNTGDEGSSNVRSPHVVTALEGLTAALPHARITSVLEDDPDAAAEAAASADVAIVVVGYTAADEGEYLGAESMADPALLSLFPPLPDGAPAFDLSGAAGGMGTAAGGDRESLRLRPIDVEVVRATVAANPRTIVVVVTAGAVITEEWRHEVPALVVGWYSGAEGGHALADVLLGESDASGRLPYSIPTTEQHLPFFDRDAASIVYDRWFGQRLLDRDGRAAAFPLGFGLSYTSFAIEEITPPQIAGESFETTVRVTNIGSRSGRQVVQLYGVVDAEDFPRRVLLGFAPVELAAGETVEVVAEGSLRPLQRWTDEGFVPAAATAVLEAASHAGDPDAAVTPLRLR, encoded by the coding sequence ATGACGTCAGAACAGGTCCGGACCTTCGCGGATTCCGTCGCACGAATCCGCGAGGGCGAGGATCTCGCCGCCGAGACGGAGGCGCTGCTCGCACAGCTGACGCCGGAGGAGAAGCTCTGGTTGCTCGACGGCGACGTCGACTTCTGGCCCGGCATGGGTTCGATGATGCAGGACGGGTACAACCGGCGCCCGATCGAGATGGGTCGCATCGATCGCCTTGGGATCCCGGGCCTGAGGTTCAGCGACGGCCCGCGCGGCGCCGTGGTCGGGGCCTCGACGGCCTTCCCCGTCGCGATGGCCCGCGGCGCGACCTGGGACGTCGACCTCGAGGAGCGCATCGGCGTGGTGATCGGGCGCGAGCTCCGCGCGCACGGTGCGAACTTCTTCGGCGGCGTCTGCATCAACCTCCCGCGGCATCCCGCGTGGGGCCGTGCGCAGGAGACCTACGGCGAGGACCCCTACCTCCTGGGCGAGTTCGGTGCGGCGCTCGTGCGCGGCATCCACCGCAACGCGATGGCCGTGGCCAAGCACTATGCGCTCAACTCGATGGAGAACGCGCGCTTCAAGGTCGACGTCCGAGCAGACGACGCCACGCTCCACGAGGTGTTCCTGCCCCACTTCCGTCGGGTGGTCGAGGAGGGCGTCGACGGCATCATGACGTCGTACAACGCGGTCAACGGCGAGTGGGCCGGCCAGAACGAGCAGCTCATGGAGGGCATCCTGCGCAGCCGGTGGGGGTTCGAGGGCGTCACCGTTTCGGACTTCATCTTCGGGCTCCGCGACGGCGCGACCTCGCTCGCTGCGGGCCTCGATGTCGAGGAGCCGTTCCGCCAGCAGCGCGCGCAGCACCTCTCCGAGGATCTGGAAGCCGGACGCGCGTCATGGGATCACGTCGATCGCGCCGCGCGCCGGATCCTGCGCACCCAGCTCGCATTCCACGCTCGCGAACTCGAAGCCGAGCCGGGCCTCGACACGGTGTTCAGCGACGAGCACCGGGCGCTGGCTCGCGAGGCGTCCCGTGCGTCGATCGTGCTGCTCCAGAACGAGCGCGTCGACGGCACGCCCGTGCTGCCGCTCGAGGCCGACGCGCTCGAGTCGGTCGCGGTCATCGGCCGCCTCGCCGACCTGCCGAACACGGGCGACGAGGGCTCCTCCAACGTGCGCTCGCCGCACGTCGTGACCGCGCTCGAGGGGCTCACCGCCGCGCTGCCGCACGCGCGCATCACGAGCGTCCTCGAAGACGATCCGGATGCCGCGGCCGAAGCGGCGGCCTCGGCCGATGTCGCGATCGTCGTCGTCGGCTACACAGCCGCCGACGAGGGCGAGTACCTGGGCGCCGAGTCGATGGCGGATCCCGCCCTGCTCTCGCTCTTCCCGCCGCTTCCAGACGGCGCCCCGGCATTCGACCTCTCTGGCGCCGCCGGCGGCATGGGCACGGCGGCCGGCGGAGACCGGGAGAGCCTGCGTCTGCGGCCGATCGACGTCGAGGTCGTCCGCGCGACCGTCGCGGCCAATCCCCGGACGATCGTCGTCGTGGTGACGGCGGGCGCGGTCATCACCGAGGAGTGGCGGCACGAGGTCCCCGCGCTCGTGGTCGGCTGGTACAGCGGTGCCGAGGGCGGGCACGCCCTCGCCGACGTGCTGCTGGGCGAGTCGGATGCCTCGGGGCGTCTGCCGTACTCGATCCCGACGACCGAGCAGCACCTGCCCTTCTTCGACCGCGATGCGGCGAGCATCGTCTACGACCGCTGGTTCGGCCAGCGCCTCCTCGACCGCGACGGTCGCGCCGCCGCCTTCCCGCTCGGATTCGGGCTGTCGTACACCTCCTTCGCCATCGAGGAGATCACCCCGCCCCAGATCGCCGGCGAGTCGTTCGAGACGACGGTGCGCGTGACCAACATCGGCTCGCGCTCAGGGCGCCAGGTCGTGCAGCTCTACGGAGTCGTCGACGCCGAGGACTTCCCCCGTCGGGTGCTCCTCGGCTTCGCACCGGTCGAACTCGCGGCCGGCGAGACCGTCGAGGTCGTGGCCGAGGGCTCGCTCCGACCCTTGCAGCGGTGGACCGACGAGGGCTTCGTGCCCGCGGCCGCCACGGCGGTCCTCGAGGCCGCGTCGCACGCAGGAGATCCGGATGCCGCGGTGACGCCGCTTCGACTCCGCTGA